In Electrophorus electricus isolate fEleEle1 chromosome 1, fEleEle1.pri, whole genome shotgun sequence, a single window of DNA contains:
- the gspt1l gene encoding G1 to S phase transition 1, like isoform X1 — MDPARDTAPDSWEQEDDGEAPVDVQLQDAFTGLNVNAKPFIPNVNAAEFVPGYLQKGPTESITSTSPEKDARIEVSEPVAAPPMENGDTELSAEDNWERKGCEVSEAEPGGGTAGDGGPAEEDSPQEEGTEEDEEVPTPKMVPAKPDAPKKEHVNVVFIGHVDAGKSTIGGQIMYLTGMVDKRTLEKYEREAKEKNRETWYLSWALDTNQEERDKGKTVEVGRAYFETEKKHFTILDAPGHKSFVPNMIGGASQADLAVLVISARKGEFETGFEKGGQTREHAMLAKTAGVKHLIVLVNKMDDPTVNWSLERYEECKEKLVPFLKKVGFNPRKDIHFMPCSGLTGANLKEPAEHCSWYTGLPFIPHLDSLPNFTRSSDGPVRLPIVDKYKDMGTVVLGKLESGSISKAQQLVMMPNRHTVEVLSLLSDDVETDDAGPGENLKLRLKGIEEEEILPGFILCTPESLCHSGRTFDAQIVIIEHKSIICPGYNAVLHIHTCIEEVQITALICLVDKKTGEKSKTRPRFVKQDQVCIARLRTAGTICLETFKDFPQMGRFTLRDEGKTIAIGKVLKLVAEKD; from the exons ATGGACCCAGCGAGAGACACTGCCCCCGATTCCTGGGAGCAAGAGGACGATGGCGAGGCCCCAGTCGACGTGCAACTTCAAGATGCTTTCACCGGCCTGAACGTGAACGCCAAGCCGTTTATCCCGAATGTGAACGCCGCCGAGTTTGTCCCAGGCTATCTCCAGAAAGGCCCCACGGAAAGCATTACCTCCACCT CTCCTGAAAAAGACGCCCGTATAGAGGTGTCAGAACCCGTTG CAGCTCCACCCATGGAGAATGGAGACACGGAGCTGTCGGCAGAGGACAACTGGGAGCGGAAAGGTTGTGAGGTTAGCGAGGCGGAGCCAGGAGGCGGGACTGCGGGCGACGGAGGTCCTGCCGAGGAGGACTCGCCACAGGAAGAAGGCACAGAGGAAGACGAGGAAGTGCCAACGCCGAAAATGGTACCCGCCAAGCCAGATGCTCCCAAGAAGGAGCATGTCAATGTAGTGTTCATCGGCCATGTCG ATGCTGGCAAATCAACCATAGGGGGCCAGATCAT GTATTTGACAGGCATGGTGGACAAGCGCACTCTGGAAAAATACGAGCGGGAGGCCAAGGAGAAGAACAGGGAAACCTG GTATCTCTCATGGGCCCTGGACACTAACCAGGAGGAGCGGGACAAGGGGAAGAcggtggaggtggggagggcGTACTTTGAGACGGAGAAGAAGCACTTCACCATCCTGGATGCCCCGGGCCACAAGAGCTTCGTGCCCAACATGATTGGTGGGGCATCGCAGGCAGACCTGGCCGTGCTG GTGATCTCAGCGCGGAAGGGCGAGTTCGAGACGGGCTTTGAGAAAGGAGGGCAGACGCGAGAGCACGCCATGCTGGCCAAGACCGCGGGGGTCAAACACCTCATCGTTCTGGTTAACAAGATGGATGACCCCACTGTGAACTGGAGCCtggagag ATATGAGGAATGCAAAGAGAAGCTGGTGCCATTTCTGAAGAAGGTCGGCTTCAACCCCAGGAAAGACATTCACTTCATGCCTTGCTCGGGGCTCACCGGGGCCAACCTGAAGGAACCAGCAGAGCACTGCTCTTGGTACAC AGGGTTACCATTCATTCCACATCTGGACAGTTTGCCAAATTTCACCAGATCCAGTGATGGCCCAGTGAGGTTACCGATTGTAGATAAATATAAG GACATGGGAACTGTAGTTCTTGGGAAGTTGGAGTCCGGGTCCATCAGCAAAGCCCAACAGCTTGTAATGATGCCCAACAGG CACACTGTGGAGGTGCTAAGTCTGCTTTCGGATGATGTGGAGACGGACGATGCCGGGCCTGGCGAGAACCTGAAGCTTCGGCTCAAGGGCATCGAGGAAGAGGAGATTCTGCCCGGCTTTATCCTCTGCACCCCCGAGAGTCTCTGCCACTCTGGACGCACCTTTGACGCCCAG ATAGTCATTATCGAACACAAGTCCATCATCTGCCCAGGCTACAACGCAGTTCTGCATATTCATACGTGCATCGAGGAGGTGCAGATCACG GCCTTAATCTGTCTGGTAGACAAGAAGACGGGTGAGAAGAGCAAGACGCGACCACGCTTTGTCAAACAAGACCAGGTGTGCATCGCTCGCCTGCGCACTGCTGGGACCATCTGCCTCGAGACCTTCAAAGATTTCCCCCAGATGGGTCGTTTCACCCTGCGGGATGAAG GGAAGACCATCGCCATTGGCAAAGTGTTGAAGCTTGTTGCTGAGAAGGACTGA
- the gspt1l gene encoding G1 to S phase transition 1, like isoform X3, translated as MENGDTELSAEDNWERKGCEVSEAEPGGGTAGDGGPAEEDSPQEEGTEEDEEVPTPKMVPAKPDAPKKEHVNVVFIGHVDAGKSTIGGQIMYLTGMVDKRTLEKYEREAKEKNRETWYLSWALDTNQEERDKGKTVEVGRAYFETEKKHFTILDAPGHKSFVPNMIGGASQADLAVLVISARKGEFETGFEKGGQTREHAMLAKTAGVKHLIVLVNKMDDPTVNWSLERYEECKEKLVPFLKKVGFNPRKDIHFMPCSGLTGANLKEPAEHCSWYTGLPFIPHLDSLPNFTRSSDGPVRLPIVDKYKDMGTVVLGKLESGSISKAQQLVMMPNRHTVEVLSLLSDDVETDDAGPGENLKLRLKGIEEEEILPGFILCTPESLCHSGRTFDAQIVIIEHKSIICPGYNAVLHIHTCIEEVQITALICLVDKKTGEKSKTRPRFVKQDQVCIARLRTAGTICLETFKDFPQMGRFTLRDEGKTIAIGKVLKLVAEKD; from the exons ATGGAGAATGGAGACACGGAGCTGTCGGCAGAGGACAACTGGGAGCGGAAAGGTTGTGAGGTTAGCGAGGCGGAGCCAGGAGGCGGGACTGCGGGCGACGGAGGTCCTGCCGAGGAGGACTCGCCACAGGAAGAAGGCACAGAGGAAGACGAGGAAGTGCCAACGCCGAAAATGGTACCCGCCAAGCCAGATGCTCCCAAGAAGGAGCATGTCAATGTAGTGTTCATCGGCCATGTCG ATGCTGGCAAATCAACCATAGGGGGCCAGATCAT GTATTTGACAGGCATGGTGGACAAGCGCACTCTGGAAAAATACGAGCGGGAGGCCAAGGAGAAGAACAGGGAAACCTG GTATCTCTCATGGGCCCTGGACACTAACCAGGAGGAGCGGGACAAGGGGAAGAcggtggaggtggggagggcGTACTTTGAGACGGAGAAGAAGCACTTCACCATCCTGGATGCCCCGGGCCACAAGAGCTTCGTGCCCAACATGATTGGTGGGGCATCGCAGGCAGACCTGGCCGTGCTG GTGATCTCAGCGCGGAAGGGCGAGTTCGAGACGGGCTTTGAGAAAGGAGGGCAGACGCGAGAGCACGCCATGCTGGCCAAGACCGCGGGGGTCAAACACCTCATCGTTCTGGTTAACAAGATGGATGACCCCACTGTGAACTGGAGCCtggagag ATATGAGGAATGCAAAGAGAAGCTGGTGCCATTTCTGAAGAAGGTCGGCTTCAACCCCAGGAAAGACATTCACTTCATGCCTTGCTCGGGGCTCACCGGGGCCAACCTGAAGGAACCAGCAGAGCACTGCTCTTGGTACAC AGGGTTACCATTCATTCCACATCTGGACAGTTTGCCAAATTTCACCAGATCCAGTGATGGCCCAGTGAGGTTACCGATTGTAGATAAATATAAG GACATGGGAACTGTAGTTCTTGGGAAGTTGGAGTCCGGGTCCATCAGCAAAGCCCAACAGCTTGTAATGATGCCCAACAGG CACACTGTGGAGGTGCTAAGTCTGCTTTCGGATGATGTGGAGACGGACGATGCCGGGCCTGGCGAGAACCTGAAGCTTCGGCTCAAGGGCATCGAGGAAGAGGAGATTCTGCCCGGCTTTATCCTCTGCACCCCCGAGAGTCTCTGCCACTCTGGACGCACCTTTGACGCCCAG ATAGTCATTATCGAACACAAGTCCATCATCTGCCCAGGCTACAACGCAGTTCTGCATATTCATACGTGCATCGAGGAGGTGCAGATCACG GCCTTAATCTGTCTGGTAGACAAGAAGACGGGTGAGAAGAGCAAGACGCGACCACGCTTTGTCAAACAAGACCAGGTGTGCATCGCTCGCCTGCGCACTGCTGGGACCATCTGCCTCGAGACCTTCAAAGATTTCCCCCAGATGGGTCGTTTCACCCTGCGGGATGAAG GGAAGACCATCGCCATTGGCAAAGTGTTGAAGCTTGTTGCTGAGAAGGACTGA
- the gspt1l gene encoding G1 to S phase transition 1, like isoform X2, which translates to MDPARDTAPDSWEQEDDGEAPVDVQLQDAFTGLNVNAKPFIPNVNAAEFVPGYLQKGPTESITSTSPEKDARIEVSEPVAPPMENGDTELSAEDNWERKGCEVSEAEPGGGTAGDGGPAEEDSPQEEGTEEDEEVPTPKMVPAKPDAPKKEHVNVVFIGHVDAGKSTIGGQIMYLTGMVDKRTLEKYEREAKEKNRETWYLSWALDTNQEERDKGKTVEVGRAYFETEKKHFTILDAPGHKSFVPNMIGGASQADLAVLVISARKGEFETGFEKGGQTREHAMLAKTAGVKHLIVLVNKMDDPTVNWSLERYEECKEKLVPFLKKVGFNPRKDIHFMPCSGLTGANLKEPAEHCSWYTGLPFIPHLDSLPNFTRSSDGPVRLPIVDKYKDMGTVVLGKLESGSISKAQQLVMMPNRHTVEVLSLLSDDVETDDAGPGENLKLRLKGIEEEEILPGFILCTPESLCHSGRTFDAQIVIIEHKSIICPGYNAVLHIHTCIEEVQITALICLVDKKTGEKSKTRPRFVKQDQVCIARLRTAGTICLETFKDFPQMGRFTLRDEGKTIAIGKVLKLVAEKD; encoded by the exons ATGGACCCAGCGAGAGACACTGCCCCCGATTCCTGGGAGCAAGAGGACGATGGCGAGGCCCCAGTCGACGTGCAACTTCAAGATGCTTTCACCGGCCTGAACGTGAACGCCAAGCCGTTTATCCCGAATGTGAACGCCGCCGAGTTTGTCCCAGGCTATCTCCAGAAAGGCCCCACGGAAAGCATTACCTCCACCT CTCCTGAAAAAGACGCCCGTATAGAGGTGTCAGAACCCGTTG CTCCACCCATGGAGAATGGAGACACGGAGCTGTCGGCAGAGGACAACTGGGAGCGGAAAGGTTGTGAGGTTAGCGAGGCGGAGCCAGGAGGCGGGACTGCGGGCGACGGAGGTCCTGCCGAGGAGGACTCGCCACAGGAAGAAGGCACAGAGGAAGACGAGGAAGTGCCAACGCCGAAAATGGTACCCGCCAAGCCAGATGCTCCCAAGAAGGAGCATGTCAATGTAGTGTTCATCGGCCATGTCG ATGCTGGCAAATCAACCATAGGGGGCCAGATCAT GTATTTGACAGGCATGGTGGACAAGCGCACTCTGGAAAAATACGAGCGGGAGGCCAAGGAGAAGAACAGGGAAACCTG GTATCTCTCATGGGCCCTGGACACTAACCAGGAGGAGCGGGACAAGGGGAAGAcggtggaggtggggagggcGTACTTTGAGACGGAGAAGAAGCACTTCACCATCCTGGATGCCCCGGGCCACAAGAGCTTCGTGCCCAACATGATTGGTGGGGCATCGCAGGCAGACCTGGCCGTGCTG GTGATCTCAGCGCGGAAGGGCGAGTTCGAGACGGGCTTTGAGAAAGGAGGGCAGACGCGAGAGCACGCCATGCTGGCCAAGACCGCGGGGGTCAAACACCTCATCGTTCTGGTTAACAAGATGGATGACCCCACTGTGAACTGGAGCCtggagag ATATGAGGAATGCAAAGAGAAGCTGGTGCCATTTCTGAAGAAGGTCGGCTTCAACCCCAGGAAAGACATTCACTTCATGCCTTGCTCGGGGCTCACCGGGGCCAACCTGAAGGAACCAGCAGAGCACTGCTCTTGGTACAC AGGGTTACCATTCATTCCACATCTGGACAGTTTGCCAAATTTCACCAGATCCAGTGATGGCCCAGTGAGGTTACCGATTGTAGATAAATATAAG GACATGGGAACTGTAGTTCTTGGGAAGTTGGAGTCCGGGTCCATCAGCAAAGCCCAACAGCTTGTAATGATGCCCAACAGG CACACTGTGGAGGTGCTAAGTCTGCTTTCGGATGATGTGGAGACGGACGATGCCGGGCCTGGCGAGAACCTGAAGCTTCGGCTCAAGGGCATCGAGGAAGAGGAGATTCTGCCCGGCTTTATCCTCTGCACCCCCGAGAGTCTCTGCCACTCTGGACGCACCTTTGACGCCCAG ATAGTCATTATCGAACACAAGTCCATCATCTGCCCAGGCTACAACGCAGTTCTGCATATTCATACGTGCATCGAGGAGGTGCAGATCACG GCCTTAATCTGTCTGGTAGACAAGAAGACGGGTGAGAAGAGCAAGACGCGACCACGCTTTGTCAAACAAGACCAGGTGTGCATCGCTCGCCTGCGCACTGCTGGGACCATCTGCCTCGAGACCTTCAAAGATTTCCCCCAGATGGGTCGTTTCACCCTGCGGGATGAAG GGAAGACCATCGCCATTGGCAAAGTGTTGAAGCTTGTTGCTGAGAAGGACTGA